In the Desulfosporosinus acidiphilus SJ4 genome, TATAACCTTTTTGAGCCATTCAGCAAGTAAAATTTCCCCCTGCCCAAGGTGTTGGTCTATGACGATAGCTACCCTGTTGGGCAATCCACTTTCTTTAAAATGCTCACGAAATTCATCGATTCGTTCTGACATTGTCTGCAGCGTGGCCGGCAGAATTGAAGCTAACTTACCTAGTTCCGTATAAATCGTCGGAAGTACCAGAAAGATTGTCATGGCAATAATAAATAATATTCCGGTGAAAATTATAGCAATTGATTTATTACGACTAATTCCATACCTCTCCAGCCCTTCAACAAAGGGGTTCAATAAATAGGCCAGCAAAAATCCCAAAACAAAGGGGCCCAAGATCGTTCGAACTCTTATCAGCACCAGTATTCCCAGAGCAAGGCAGAAAACGGCAAATAACCATTTCCAAGGAAGCCTCTTCCAATAGGGATGGGTTATATTCGCATTCATCAAGGATAACGCCCTCGCTCATCATAATGGTATAAAGAAAACTTGACTGGCGCGCGAAGACACTGTCTTCGCACGAATTAGCTCTTCTTGCAGTATTTAACCGTAGGTTATACTTTCAGATAGTATAAAAAAAGCGCGCCAAGCGCGCGCTTTAGCAAATCCAAATTAGATTCATTTCCTTAACTCGGATTCTAGAAACTTCATACCACGCTTCAGTCACCCGCTTTTAGGCCCTGCAAGAATCACACGAAGGCCTAAAACTGCCATCAACGTGCTACCTTTAACCTCCTTGAGGTTCGAAAAATTATTCTGCGACTGCGCTGGAAGTCTCCTGGGCTATAGACGGGTCATTCCAAGCAACCAGCGAACCGTCTTCTGCCAAATCGTAAACGACAACTTTGTCTGTCTGGGTTGTGAATTCCACACAGCAATCCCAACAATAGAACTGTTCAACCCCTACTTTACCAATGGCGCGCCCTGAGCAAACCGGACAATTCATGATTGAAAGCCCCCTTCATTTGCTTGATCCAAGGGAGATACTTGATTATCAACGATTAAGATATCTTTCCCATCGATCATGACGTGCGGCCGCAGGATCGTGCCCCGGCCATGAAGAAGGTCTGCGAAGAGTCCGTCAGAGATCTCAAAGCCAACCAACTTTTCCGCGGAATCATCAACAAAAATATCCTCAATCGTTCCTCTTGAGTCTCCAGCTTGGGTATAGACTTCGTTCCCGATTTTTTCAGACCATCGTGTTCCCTGGAGTTCTTCCAAATTCTTTTCTTGGATTGTTACAGCATCCTTGCCCACGCTCACAATGGCCCTGCGGGGAATTCCTTTCGTTGAGTGAAAAAGATGCCCGCCTTCTAGGAGAATCCCGGCAAGTTCATCCTTGGTAGTATCCAAGACCAAATCCTGGACCCACCCGACGGCGGCTCCATTTTTCAAATCCAAGACCGGCAAACCGACAATCTCACGTGAGCGACGCACCTCTTCACCTCCTAAGAAATCCTAACTATACTCTTCCCCGGTACTCAGAAATTCATTCATAAAATTGGTAAAATTAATAAACAGTTTTTGAGGTGATTTTGCCCCCGCCTACAACCAAATTTCCTTGATAAAAAACGACGGCTTGCCCTGGTGTCACTGCGCGCTGAGGTTCAGAAAAATTCACTAGGACACCGGAAGTCTTTCCGTGAGTTGAAGGAGTTACTGTTGCTTCAGCCCCGGCAGAGTTATAACGAATTTTCGCTTTAACCTTGATTGGTTCTTTTAAATCGGAAATTGAAATCCAGTTTAAATCCGTTGCCCAAAGGGAGTCGGAATAGACCTCCTGGTCTTCTCCCAAAACAACCTCATTACGAGAGGGGTTTAAACCGATAACATATTTGGGTTTTCCAAAAGCAATCCCCAGTCCCTTGCGCTGACCAACGGTATAATGAATAATCCCCTGATGTTTTCCTAAAATATTTCCCTGGAGATCTACAAAATTCCCAGGTTTAATCTTAGCGTTGGATCGCTGGCGGACAAATGAAGCGTAGTCATTATCAGGTACGAAGCAGATCTCTTGACTGTCCGGTTTGTTCGCGACCCCTAAGCCCAATTTACCGGCCATTTTACGAACTTGATCTTTCGTATACTCTCCCAAAGGGAATATTGTATGCGCCAGTTGTTCTTGATTTAACATATAGAGGGCATAGGTTTGATCCTTACGTTCATCAGAACTTTTACTTAACAGAAAGCGGTCGCTGACAGGGTCGCGTAATACTTGGGCATAATGACCTGTTGCTATGTAGTCCGCTCCCAAGCCACGAGCTTTGCGCAGCATTTCTCCGAATTTAACATATTTATTGCAGGCCAGACATGGGTTAGGAGTTTCTCCCTGCAAATAAGACTTAGTAAAATAGTCTACCACTGATTCCTGAAAATAGGAGCGAAAATTCATAACATAATGGGGTATTCCCAGTTGATACGCAACCCGCCGGGCATCGTCAATAGCCGATATAGTACAACAGCCGCCTTCTACTTCCGGTCCGGCCGATTCCCAGATCTGCAAAGTTACCCCAATCACTTCATACCCCTGTTCTTTAAGTAAAGCGGCGGCCATGGAACTATCCACACCGCCGCTCATACCAACCACAACTTTAGGCTTTGTTGTCAGAGCCATAATCACCTATTCCTTTTTTCCCTGTTTTTCATGGTAATCTTTAATGGCTGCATGAAGGGCATCGGCTGCCAGGTTGGAACAGTGCATTTTTGCCGGTGGCAGCCCGCCTAAGGCTTCGGCCACAGCGGCATTGGAAATTTCCAAGGCTTCTTCAAGAGTTTTTCCTTTAACCATTTCCGTAACCATACTGCTTGTCGCAACGGCGGCTCCACAGCCAAAAGTCTTAAACTTAACGTCTTTTATAATATCCCCTTCTACGTCCAGGTAAATACGCATGATATCTCCACATTTAGCATTCCCAACTTCGCCGACACCGTCAGCGTTTTCAATTTCTCCTACATTACGAGGATTTGTAAAATGATCCATCACTTTTTCAGTGTACATTCTTCACCCACTCCTTTATCCGTTTTTCAACAATTGCTTTGAATGATTTTCTAGTTGGCTCTCTGACAGCATCAGAGACTTTTAATTTAGATTCAATTGAGTTTGCGTCATTCGAATTTCTATGCTTGCTTTGCGTGCATCGCTTGATCGTAGAGCGGGGACATCATACGCAAACGCTCAACGATCTTCGGTAATTGTTCAAGTACATAGTCAATGTCTTCTTCGGTATTTTGACGTCCAAGAGTAAAGCGCAGCGAACCATGAGCTATTTCGTGAACTAACCCCATTGCCAGCAAGACATGGGAAGGGTCCAAGGAACCCGAGGTGCAGGCCGAGCCGCTGGAAGCCGCAATTCCAAGCATATCGAGAGAAAGCAGCAGGGACTCACCTTCAACAAATTGGATGCTGACATTGACATTGTTGGGCAATCTCTTTTCGCCCAGAGGTCCGTTGATCTTGACATAGTCAATCTTCTCAACAATGCCATTTAAAAGTTTATCCCGAAGTTTACTGAGCCGCTGAGCATCTTCAGCTATTCGCTGACCGGCAAGTTCACAAGCCTTGCCGAAGCCTATAATTCCCGGTGTATTTTCAGTCCCCGAACGACGTTTCTTTTCCTGTCCGCCGCCATAAATCCGGGGAGCAACCCGGACTCCTTTACGGATATAGAGTGCTCCGACCCCTTTAGGACCGTAGATTTTATGGCTTGAGATGGTCAAGAGATCGATATTCATGGCTTTTACATCAATGGGAATTTTGCCAAGAGACTGAACAGCATCCACATGGAAAACTATGCCGTGTTCTTTGGCCAGCTTGCCGATTTCGGCAACAGGCTGAATTGCTCCAACTTCATTGTTGGCGTGCATCATTGTAATCAGAATTGTGTCCGGGCGAATAGCCTTCTTGATGTTTTCGACCGAAACAATACCCTCTTCATCTACCGGAATAATTGTTAGGTCAAAACCGTTTTTCTCCAAATATTCGCAAGTCTCGAGAACAGCGTGATGTTCCACCGAAGACGTAATAATATGCTTGCCTTTCTTACTCAAGGCTTCTGCTGATCCTAGAATAGCCAGATTATCAGCCTCTGTTCCTCCGCTGGTAAAGGTAATTTCTGAAGGTTCAGCACCGATTAGTTCAGCAACCTGACGCCGGGCTTCCTCCAGTGCCTGTTTGGCTTCTCTGCCAAAACTATGAACACTTGAGGGATTTCCATATTTCTCAGTATAGTAAGTCATCATTAAAGCCGCTACTTCCGGATCAACCGGGGTGGTTGCACTGTGATCTAAATAAACACGCCGCATAGGCTCACTCCCTTTATTTATTGCTGCTAAATGGTCAAATATAGTACATATACAAGCTGCGTTCAGTTTCAAGCTTTCGAGCATCTTCCAGCATTGTTTCCAGCGTGATTGAATCTAAAACGTCTGCTATCGAGTTTCGAACTTTCTCCCAAATCGTCCGGGTAATGCAATATTCCGCCTTAGTACAACATTCCGGATCTTCCTCGGAAACACATTCTGTGGGAGCAATAGGGCCTTCTAAAACACGTATTATATCACCGACTTTTATTTTGTCGGGTTCTCTCCCTAATAAGTACCCCCCTTGCGCTCCTCGAACGCTTTTCACCAGTCCGGCTTTACGCAATCCCGCAATAAGTTGCTCAAGGTAATGTTCAGAAATTCCTTGCCTTTCCGCAATGCTTTTTAAAGATACGGGACCATCTCCCATATGCTGGGCTAAATCGAACATAGCCCTGACACCATATCGACCTTTGGTTGAGAGTTTCACACCCTCACCTCTTTCCAAGAAAGATTAAATGTTCTATAACCTTTTTTCAACTATATCTTATTAAAACAGTCGGGATTTGTCAAGGCTATATCCAACTCTTTTACTATTGTTTTTAGCAGGGGTCATATAAGCTTAAGGATATAGTAAAAATCTCCTTAAGCCTTGGAAAACCATGTGCTATAATTTAAGTAATACTTATGCTAAGAAAGTGTATAATGCAAGTTTAACGTTCTAATAGTACCTAGAAAGGACCGTTCAACCAATGAATTTATTCTCAGCAACCTTTGATCAACATCAAGTTGCGCCTCTCGCAGAAAGAATGCGCCCTAGAACCCTCGATGAATATATTGGACAGCGCCACATCCTTGGTCCGGGGAAACTTCTCCGCCGCGCTATTGAAGCAGACCGCATTTCTTCCTTGATTCTCTACGGCCCGTCCGGTACAGGCAAGACCAGCTTAGCTCAAGTAATTGCCTCCCAAACCACCTCGCACTTTGTGCGGATTAATGCTGTTACCTCAGGTGTTAAAGAACTCCGCGAAATAACATCACAGGCCGGCGAAGATCTTCACCTCTATGGAAAACGGACCTTAGTCTTCTGCGATGAAGTTCATCGCTTTAATAAAAGTCAGCAAGATGCCCTCTTGCCCTCTGTGGAAAATGGAACCATTACCTTCATTGGAGCAACTACCGAAAACCCCTTTTTTGAGTTAAATTCAGCACTTCTCAGCCGCTCAACATTGTTTCATTTGGAACTGCTTACTTCCGCAGAAGTTCGTCTCGGCCTGGAAAAGGCTTTAAATGACGCGGAGCGCGGCTTAGGCAGGTATAAAGTTGAAATATCACCCCAAGCCTGGGAGCATTGGTTAAATTATGCCAACGGTGATTTGCGCAGAGCCCTGAATGCCTTGGAGTTGGCCGTGATGACCACTCCTGCAGCGGAGGGAATTCGTCATATTTCTTTGGAAATAGCTGAAGAATCAATTCAGCAAAGAGCACTGCGTTTCGACAAATCCGGGGATAACCATTATGACATCATTTCCGCATTTATTAAAAGTATGCGTGGTTCGGACCCCGATGCCGCTCTCTATTGGCTCGCTGTTTTGCTGGAAGCAGGCGAAGACCCTCGTTTTATTATGCGCCGAATTATCGTTCATGCTTCAGAGGATGTCGGCCTTGCCGATCCCCTGGTTATGCTTCAGGCGCAGGCCGCCGCCAATGCCTTGGAATGGGTTGGGATGCCAGAGGCAAGAATCCCGATGGCCCAGGCGGTCTTAGCCATTGCAACCGCACCTAAAAGCAATAGCACTGTGGAAGGCATCGACAACGCTCTTGCCTATGTAAAAAAGCATCCCACAGGGGAGGTTCCCCTCCACCTGCGAAGCAGCAACTACCCAGGTGCCGATAAATTAGGCAATGGTCAAGGATATCTCTATCCTCATAACTATCCCAATCACTGGGTAAAGCAAAGTTACCTTCCTTCCCAGATCCAGGGACAAGTTTTTTACACTCCCTCAGGTATGGGAAAAGAACCTTCGAAAGATTAAAAAAGGGGGCTCTTCACACCATCCCAAGAGCCTCCCGTGGAGAGTATCTTCAGAGACACTCGGCCAATTGCACGCTGCGGGAGTATGGGGAGTGAACTCGTTCCGCTAAAGCTGAACATCAGAGCTTCGGTGACGAAAGTATCCTGTTGGACAGTTTCGCCGAAAGCGCCTAGTCAATAACAAATGCTATTGTGCTGAAGGATGGCCTCTATCCACCTTGCTCATCGTCTCGGCCGATGTCAGGTTAGTCTCACTTAAGCTAGAGAAAAGTATAAAACCTAAAGTAGTCCTGCTTGATCATATTTATAAAGAGAGACCGCCGAAATCTTAGGATTTTCAGCGGTCTCTCTTTGGCTGTTTTTCAACAACCTGGTCGTCTAAGAACTTATTTTACAGACTCGTCTGTGTCTATTCTTGATTTGTTTTAGAATTTGAGTTGAGCTTCAATCATTTTCACGAGGTCGGGTTTTCCGCGGAATCCTACGATTTTTTCTACCAACCTGCCGCCTTTAAAGATCGCAAGGGTAGGAATGCTCATAACTCCATATTGGCCGGCAATAGGTCCATTCTCATCAACATCGAGTTTCCCGATGACCATTTTACCAACATAAGAATCTGCCAACTCTTCAACCACCGGTGCTACCATTCGGCACGGACTGCACCATGGAGCCCAAAAATCTACTAAGACCGGTTTGTCAGACTTTAATACTTCCGAGTCAAAATTTGCTGTCGTAAAGGTTTTTACATTTGCACCTGCCATGATAATCCCCCCATTTAAATTAATTTAAATTAGTTACTTAATAAATTTGCTGAGCACCCCGATTAGTTCTTCAATAGCACCTTCCTGATCATTGCTTTCAACAGCGTTACGCATACATCCGCGAGAATGATGTTCAAAAACAATGGTACCGACTTTGTTAAGGGCAGCACGCACTGCCGCGACTTGGATCAGCACGTCGACACAGTACTTGTCGCTCTCAACCATACGCTGGATTCCCTTAACTTGACCTTCAATTTTTTTAAGTCTGCGCAGGAGATCTTCTTTTGATTCTGCATAAGTCGTTGAATTTATCATACCGTATTTCCTCCGATACCCTAAGGGGGTAGCTACAATGCTATTATATCTAAGCATCACGGTTATGTCAAATAGTTCCCCGAAAAATTCAAGAGTATTATGCCGGATAATTTGCAGGCAATGATTCTCTAGGTGTAAGTACTATTTTAAAACTATTTTAAAACTATTTTAATACTAAGCTCCTTCAATTGCTTCTCCGCTACAGGTGACGGTGCATGAACCATTAGATCCGAGGCACTTTGTGTTTTCGGGAAGGCAATAACATCTCTAATGTTATCTTTTCCAGTGAGGAGCATGATCATACGATCAAGTCCAAAGGCAATCCCGCCATGAGGAGGTGTTCCAAATTCAAAGGCTTCCAGCAGATGTCCAAATTGAGCGACTGATTCCTCCTCGGATAATCCTAACAGCCTGAATAGCTGCTCTTGAACTCCCCGGCGATGAATCCGAATACTCCCGCCGCCAAGTTCGGTACCGTTGAGAACCATATCATAAGCTTTAGCCCGTACCTTGAGCGGTTCTGTCTCTAAAATCGGCAGATCTTCATCCATGGGCGCAGTAAACGGATGGTGAATAGCGACATACCGTTTTTCTTCCTCATCATACTCCAAAAGAGGAAATTCCGTGACCCATAAGAAATTAAACATATCCTCAGGGATAAGATTCATTCGTTTAGCAAGTTCTAAGCGCAGATGTCCCAAAGCATCACAAACAACGGAGTACTTATCGGCAACAAAGAATAAAATATCTCCGGTTTCCGCCTTTGTAATATCGATCAAGGCTTGCATTTCTTCTTCCGTGAAGAATTTCGTGATAGGAGATTTGATTCCTTCCTCGGAAAAGACAATCCAGGCTAAGCCCTTCGCCCGGTATGCACCGACGAATTTTCCCAGATCATCTATTTCACGCCTGGGCATTCCCGCGCACCCTTTGGCACAAAGGCATTTTACGCTTCCGCCATTGGCCACTACATTGGCAAATACCTTGAACCCCGACTTTCCAACGATTTCTCCCACATCAATGAGTTCCATGCCAAAGCGCGTATCCGGTTTATCCGAACCATAGCGGTCCATCGCTTCTTTATAGGTTAGGCGCGGGAAAGGCACTGTGATGGAATTGCCGATGGTTTCCGAGAAGATTCTAACCATCAGCTGCTCCATCATAGCAAGAATATCTTCTACTTCTACAAAAGACATCTCAACATCAAGCTGAGTAAATTCCGGCTGCCGGTCTGCTCTAAGATCTTCATCCCGGAAACAACGGACGATTTGGAAGTATTTTTCCAATCCCCCAACCATCAGCAATTGCTTGAATTGTTGCGGAGACTGAGGCAAGGCATAAAATTCTCCCGGGTGAACGCGGCTGGGAACAAGATAATCTCTGGCCCCTTCAGGTGAAGAATTAACAAGCATCGGTGTTTCAATTTCATAAAAACCCTGGCTGTCAAAAAAATTGCGCATGACTTGGGTTACTTTGTGCCTTGTTTTAAATACAGCTTGCATTTCCGGCCGGCGCAAATCAAGGTAACGATATTTCAATCGCACGGTTTCATCCACATCAACCTGATCAACAAGATAAAAAGGCGGTGTTTTAGCTCCGTTTAAAATTTCCAGCTGAACTGCCAGGACTTCAATTTTTCCGGTGGCTAAATTGGGATTGACCATCCCTTCAGGGCGGGCAATGACTTGTCCTAAAATCGAGACAACATATTCTGAGCGGAGACTTTCCGCTAAACTAAAACTTTCTTTCATTTTTTCGGGGTCAAAAACGACTTGCACAAGACCTGAGCGATCCCGAAGATCAACAAATATCAAGCCCCCATGGTCACGGCGGCGCTGAACCCATCCTAACAGGCGTACCTCTTCGCCCACGCGGTCTAAATCTAACTCTCCATTGGGAACGCGTTCTGAAAATACTGTCATTACTTAAACTCCTCTCTGGTACTTCGAATAAACTACTTCAATGGCTTTAGGCAAAGGAACTTCGGTCTGTTCGCCCGATGTTAAATCTCTTAAGAGAAGAACCTGTCGCTCCAACTCCTCTTCTCCGAGAATAAGGGCAAACTCAGCGCCCTCCCGATCGGCAGCTTTCATCTGCGCTTTTAAGCTGCGGCCCAGAAGATCCATCTGGACAGGGATGCCCTTCCCCCGTAAAGCATTCATAAGGGCAAATCCTTCATTTTGAGCTTTATCTCCCAAAGCAACCAGCATGGCAAAAAGTTTAGGCTTAGCCTCGGGAAATTTACCCTGAACTTGCAGGGCAGCTAAAACCCGCTCTAACCCCATGGCAAAGCCAATGCCCGGAGTGGCAGGACCCCCGATTTCTTCCACAAGGCCGTCATAACGCCCGCCTCCGCAGATGGCGCTCTGAGCTCCGATTTCCTCCACCATGACTTCAAAAGCTGTTTTAGTATAGTAATCCAGACCTCTAACCAAGCGGGGATTGACTTTATAGGATACTCCCGCACCGGATAAGAGGCTGAGCACGTTATCAAAGTGCGAACGGCAGCCATCACAAAGGGTGTCTAACGTCGTCGGCGCTCCTTCAGTTACTGCCTGACAGTGAGGGTTTTTGCAATCTAAAATCCGCAGAGGATTTCGTTCATAACGTTCCTGGCAGTCCTGACACAACTCGGACTTACGTTCCTCCAAGAACTTATGCAATTGCTCCCGATGAGCGGCCCGGCAAGTCGGACATCCTACCGAATTAAGATGCACTTCCAAGCCAGACAGTCCGAGCCTCTGATATAAATCCCAAACCAAACAAATGACCTCGGCATCTACTAGGGGTTGATCAGCCCCTAAGACCTCCACTCCAAATTGATGAAATTGACGAAATCGTCCGCTTTGAGGGCGTTCATAACGGAACATCGGCCCTTGGTAATACAACTTAACAGGCAGAGGCTGTCCATAGAGTTTGTCCTCAACATAGGCACGGCAAACAGAAGCCGTTCCTTCCGGTCGTAAGGTCATGGACCGATCACCTTTGTCTAAAAAGGTATACATTTCTTTCTTGACAATATCGGTGGTTTGTCCTACCCCTCGCTGAAAAAGTTCTGTCGCCTCAAAGATTGGCGTCCGAATTTCTTCATATCCATAGTCTCGACAAACTCTGCGAATCGTTTCTTCGAGATAGTGCCACTGTTCAATGGTCCCCGGCAACAAATCCTGCGTACCTTTGGGTCGTTGAATTGCCATAGTTCTGCCTCCTTCTGTTATTAAAGAAAATACAACTAAAGGTTATACTTTCCGATAGTTTAAAAAAAGTCCTCGTTCCTTGCTTTGCGCAAGGGACGAGAACTTCTCGTGGTGCCACCCTTATTGACGGAATTCATCCGCCCACTTTTTAGTCGTTAACGAGACCAGCCGCAGTGTCAGCTACTCCCATTTGGCTGTCCCGCTGCGTATCTCTCAGGCTAGTTCCAGTCATGCTAGCCCTCCCTGTAGAAAGTTATACACAGAAGCTTCCAGATGGTTTTCGTGAATAGCTAATACTTTAACATTTAACATGTACATAATAGTTTATCCATTATTTTAACAAATAATTGCTATTTGTCAATGGAACGAAAAACAGCCTGTTATGCAACACTTTTCAGAATGTTACAACAAAAAAGGATTATCTCGTTTTTCCTCTCCGATACTTGTCTCTTCCCCGTGACCGGGCAGAACTCTTGTATTATCAGGCAGAATAAAAAGCTTCTCTTTAATCCCGCCAAGAAGCAATTCCATGGAGCCTCCCGGAAAATCTGTTCGTCCGATTGAACCGGCAAAGAGAGTATCGCCGCTGAATAATCCTTCCGGACTCCAGAAACATACTCCTCCCGGGGAATGACCGGGGGTATGAATGACCTTCAAATGTTCCTTGCCCACAGCGATTTCCTGTCCGTCCTCCAAGAGGAAATCAGCGCTCTTAAGGACGACTCCCGGACCGAAATAGCTGGAGAGATTTTTTTTGCCGTCCGTTAACATTTCCGCATCTCCTGCATGAATGCCGACTCGGACTGTTCCTAATAAATTTCTAAGTTCATCCACCGCTCCAATGTGATCAACATGCCCATGGGTCAGCAAAATATAGTCAACTTGGAGACCTTTCTCTTGCACCCATCTGTAAATCCTTTTCCCATCAGCCCCCGGGTCAATGAGTACGGCTTTCTTGCTATCCATACAGGCATAGAGATAGCAATTTGCCCCCATGGGCCCCACTGCCTGTCCTTCAATCATTGACTTAACCTC is a window encoding:
- the mnmA gene encoding tRNA 2-thiouridine(34) synthase MnmA translates to MALTTKPKVVVGMSGGVDSSMAAALLKEQGYEVIGVTLQIWESAGPEVEGGCCTISAIDDARRVAYQLGIPHYVMNFRSYFQESVVDYFTKSYLQGETPNPCLACNKYVKFGEMLRKARGLGADYIATGHYAQVLRDPVSDRFLLSKSSDERKDQTYALYMLNQEQLAHTIFPLGEYTKDQVRKMAGKLGLGVANKPDSQEICFVPDNDYASFVRQRSNAKIKPGNFVDLQGNILGKHQGIIHYTVGQRKGLGIAFGKPKYVIGLNPSRNEVVLGEDQEVYSDSLWATDLNWISISDLKEPIKVKAKIRYNSAGAEATVTPSTHGKTSGVLVNFSEPQRAVTPGQAVVFYQGNLVVGGGKITSKTVY
- the nifU gene encoding Fe-S cluster assembly scaffold protein NifU, with the protein product MYTEKVMDHFTNPRNVGEIENADGVGEVGNAKCGDIMRIYLDVEGDIIKDVKFKTFGCGAAVATSSMVTEMVKGKTLEEALEISNAAVAEALGGLPPAKMHCSNLAADALHAAIKDYHEKQGKKE
- a CDS encoding replication-associated recombination protein A, which codes for MNLFSATFDQHQVAPLAERMRPRTLDEYIGQRHILGPGKLLRRAIEADRISSLILYGPSGTGKTSLAQVIASQTTSHFVRINAVTSGVKELREITSQAGEDLHLYGKRTLVFCDEVHRFNKSQQDALLPSVENGTITFIGATTENPFFELNSALLSRSTLFHLELLTSAEVRLGLEKALNDAERGLGRYKVEISPQAWEHWLNYANGDLRRALNALELAVMTTPAAEGIRHISLEIAEESIQQRALRFDKSGDNHYDIISAFIKSMRGSDPDAALYWLAVLLEAGEDPRFIMRRIIVHASEDVGLADPLVMLQAQAAANALEWVGMPEARIPMAQAVLAIATAPKSNSTVEGIDNALAYVKKHPTGEVPLHLRSSNYPGADKLGNGQGYLYPHNYPNHWVKQSYLPSQIQGQVFYTPSGMGKEPSKD
- a CDS encoding PRC-barrel domain-containing protein encodes the protein MRRSREIVGLPVLDLKNGAAVGWVQDLVLDTTKDELAGILLEGGHLFHSTKGIPRRAIVSVGKDAVTIQEKNLEELQGTRWSEKIGNEVYTQAGDSRGTIEDIFVDDSAEKLVGFEISDGLFADLLHGRGTILRPHVMIDGKDILIVDNQVSPLDQANEGGFQS
- the trxA gene encoding thioredoxin; this encodes MAGANVKTFTTANFDSEVLKSDKPVLVDFWAPWCSPCRMVAPVVEELADSYVGKMVIGKLDVDENGPIAGQYGVMSIPTLAIFKGGRLVEKIVGFRGKPDLVKMIEAQLKF
- a CDS encoding RrF2 family transcriptional regulator, yielding MKLSTKGRYGVRAMFDLAQHMGDGPVSLKSIAERQGISEHYLEQLIAGLRKAGLVKSVRGAQGGYLLGREPDKIKVGDIIRVLEGPIAPTECVSEEDPECCTKAEYCITRTIWEKVRNSIADVLDSITLETMLEDARKLETERSLYMYYI
- the hisS gene encoding histidine--tRNA ligase gives rise to the protein MAIQRPKGTQDLLPGTIEQWHYLEETIRRVCRDYGYEEIRTPIFEATELFQRGVGQTTDIVKKEMYTFLDKGDRSMTLRPEGTASVCRAYVEDKLYGQPLPVKLYYQGPMFRYERPQSGRFRQFHQFGVEVLGADQPLVDAEVICLVWDLYQRLGLSGLEVHLNSVGCPTCRAAHREQLHKFLEERKSELCQDCQERYERNPLRILDCKNPHCQAVTEGAPTTLDTLCDGCRSHFDNVLSLLSGAGVSYKVNPRLVRGLDYYTKTAFEVMVEEIGAQSAICGGGRYDGLVEEIGGPATPGIGFAMGLERVLAALQVQGKFPEAKPKLFAMLVALGDKAQNEGFALMNALRGKGIPVQMDLLGRSLKAQMKAADREGAEFALILGEEELERQVLLLRDLTSGEQTEVPLPKAIEVVYSKYQRGV
- a CDS encoding metal-sensitive transcriptional regulator codes for the protein MINSTTYAESKEDLLRRLKKIEGQVKGIQRMVESDKYCVDVLIQVAAVRAALNKVGTIVFEHHSRGCMRNAVESNDQEGAIEELIGVLSKFIK
- a CDS encoding MBL fold metallo-hydrolase, whose protein sequence is MIEGQAVGPMGANCYLYACMDSKKAVLIDPGADGKRIYRWVQEKGLQVDYILLTHGHVDHIGAVDELRNLLGTVRVGIHAGDAEMLTDGKKNLSSYFGPGVVLKSADFLLEDGQEIAVGKEHLKVIHTPGHSPGGVCFWSPEGLFSGDTLFAGSIGRTDFPGGSMELLLGGIKEKLFILPDNTRVLPGHGEETSIGEEKRDNPFLL
- the aspS gene encoding aspartate--tRNA ligase, with amino-acid sequence MTVFSERVPNGELDLDRVGEEVRLLGWVQRRRDHGGLIFVDLRDRSGLVQVVFDPEKMKESFSLAESLRSEYVVSILGQVIARPEGMVNPNLATGKIEVLAVQLEILNGAKTPPFYLVDQVDVDETVRLKYRYLDLRRPEMQAVFKTRHKVTQVMRNFFDSQGFYEIETPMLVNSSPEGARDYLVPSRVHPGEFYALPQSPQQFKQLLMVGGLEKYFQIVRCFRDEDLRADRQPEFTQLDVEMSFVEVEDILAMMEQLMVRIFSETIGNSITVPFPRLTYKEAMDRYGSDKPDTRFGMELIDVGEIVGKSGFKVFANVVANGGSVKCLCAKGCAGMPRREIDDLGKFVGAYRAKGLAWIVFSEEGIKSPITKFFTEEEMQALIDITKAETGDILFFVADKYSVVCDALGHLRLELAKRMNLIPEDMFNFLWVTEFPLLEYDEEEKRYVAIHHPFTAPMDEDLPILETEPLKVRAKAYDMVLNGTELGGGSIRIHRRGVQEQLFRLLGLSEEESVAQFGHLLEAFEFGTPPHGGIAFGLDRMIMLLTGKDNIRDVIAFPKTQSASDLMVHAPSPVAEKQLKELSIKIVLK
- the nifS gene encoding cysteine desulfurase NifS → MRRVYLDHSATTPVDPEVAALMMTYYTEKYGNPSSVHSFGREAKQALEEARRQVAELIGAEPSEITFTSGGTEADNLAILGSAEALSKKGKHIITSSVEHHAVLETCEYLEKNGFDLTIIPVDEEGIVSVENIKKAIRPDTILITMMHANNEVGAIQPVAEIGKLAKEHGIVFHVDAVQSLGKIPIDVKAMNIDLLTISSHKIYGPKGVGALYIRKGVRVAPRIYGGGQEKKRRSGTENTPGIIGFGKACELAGQRIAEDAQRLSKLRDKLLNGIVEKIDYVKINGPLGEKRLPNNVNVSIQFVEGESLLLSLDMLGIAASSGSACTSGSLDPSHVLLAMGLVHEIAHGSLRFTLGRQNTEEDIDYVLEQLPKIVERLRMMSPLYDQAMHAKQA